Proteins encoded within one genomic window of Bacillus sp. F19:
- a CDS encoding APC family permease, with product MKQKALARTLTLSQVVFLGIAWNNPMVFFNTYGIAAETSQGLITSAYTIAFLAILFTALSYGKMSKVYPISGSAYTFTQKSINPEIGFLVGWTILLDYVLTPMVTCLMSAVFLNAVFPEIPHYVWIILLTASIVAPSILGVEISAFASKIFVIAQIIFVCLFWILTVGSLLEGVGTGSFLSSKSLFNPDVSLSVILAGASILCFSFLGFDSLTTLSEETINPEKTIPRAIIIMLLFIGVLYIGSSYLAQLVHPGYSFKHADSAALEIAVLIGGNLFKSIFITAVIIGNFSSGVASTTSASRVLYAMGRDSALPQKIFGYIHPDFKTPSRGILVIGAVSLIAILLTLEQVIKFINFGGLIAFTSVNLSVIAHYFIRNHKRSFYDCIRYLLLPLIGAAFTLWLWSHLEMEALVLGGIWMVCGFVYLVYLTKWFRKPLPEFHFDEEAIPQKEESVDRQKIPQNVPGIDREVGDL from the coding sequence ATGAAACAGAAAGCGCTCGCAAGAACACTTACATTGTCACAGGTTGTTTTTTTAGGGATTGCATGGAATAACCCCATGGTGTTTTTTAATACGTATGGAATCGCTGCCGAAACCTCACAGGGGCTTATTACGAGTGCATACACGATTGCATTTCTAGCGATCCTGTTTACAGCACTTAGCTATGGAAAGATGTCAAAAGTATACCCTATCTCAGGGTCAGCTTATACCTTTACACAAAAATCTATTAATCCTGAGATTGGGTTCCTTGTCGGTTGGACGATTTTGCTTGATTATGTGTTAACACCAATGGTTACTTGCTTGATGTCTGCGGTCTTTTTAAATGCAGTATTTCCAGAAATTCCGCATTATGTGTGGATTATTCTTTTAACTGCCAGTATAGTGGCACCGAGCATACTTGGTGTGGAGATATCCGCATTCGCTAGTAAAATTTTTGTTATTGCTCAAATCATTTTTGTATGTCTTTTCTGGATATTAACCGTTGGAAGTTTATTAGAAGGAGTGGGAACAGGCAGTTTTCTCTCAAGTAAATCATTGTTCAATCCAGATGTTTCCTTGTCCGTAATCTTAGCAGGAGCTTCCATTCTTTGTTTTAGTTTTCTTGGTTTCGACTCTCTCACCACCTTGTCAGAGGAAACAATCAATCCGGAAAAAACGATCCCAAGAGCTATTATCATAATGCTATTGTTTATCGGAGTCTTGTATATCGGCTCTTCTTATCTGGCACAATTGGTACATCCGGGATATTCATTCAAACATGCTGATTCTGCAGCCCTTGAAATAGCTGTACTTATTGGCGGAAATTTATTTAAATCCATTTTTATTACTGCGGTGATTATTGGCAACTTTTCTTCAGGAGTTGCTTCAACTACAAGCGCCTCTCGTGTCTTGTATGCGATGGGACGAGATTCCGCATTGCCACAAAAAATATTCGGATATATTCATCCCGATTTTAAAACCCCCTCACGCGGCATTCTTGTGATCGGAGCCGTTTCATTAATAGCTATCTTGCTGACATTGGAACAAGTGATTAAGTTTATTAACTTTGGAGGGCTAATTGCTTTTACATCTGTTAATCTATCAGTCATCGCCCATTATTTTATAAGAAATCACAAACGTTCTTTTTATGATTGCATCCGTTATCTGCTTTTGCCACTGATTGGTGCAGCTTTTACATTGTGGTTATGGTCACATTTAGAAATGGAGGCACTGGTTCTCGGTGGCATTTGGATGGTTTGTGGCTTCGTATATCTTGTCTATTTGACAAAATGGTTTCGCAAACCACTTCCTGAGTTTCATTTTGATGAAGAGGCGATTCCTCAAAAGGAAGAGAGCGTTGATCGACAGAAAATTCCACAAAATGTACCGGGCATTGATAGAGAGGTAGGAGATCTGTAA
- a CDS encoding response regulator transcription factor, producing the protein MIQILLVDDHTVLRDGIRSILDLESDIRVVGEAVSGDEVLKKVEEFRPNCILMDINLPGKNGIEVTSQVKSQYPNCRVLVLTMFEDDEYLMEALRAGADGYLLKDSSSEQVVTAIRMVSQGDSVIHPRMTKKLITYHHQHTTSEPNENMLTKREKEILFELVKGLSNKEIAEALFISDKTVKIHINKIFKKLNVKSRSQAVIYAVRNQLVPFS; encoded by the coding sequence ATGATTCAAATATTATTAGTGGATGATCATACTGTCTTGCGTGATGGAATTCGGAGTATATTGGATCTCGAATCCGACATCCGAGTCGTAGGAGAAGCCGTTTCCGGGGATGAGGTGTTGAAGAAAGTAGAAGAGTTTCGACCTAATTGTATTTTGATGGACATCAATCTCCCTGGAAAAAATGGAATTGAGGTAACCTCACAGGTGAAAAGTCAGTATCCAAACTGCCGTGTTCTCGTATTGACTATGTTTGAGGATGATGAATATTTGATGGAAGCGCTTCGTGCGGGTGCAGACGGATATTTATTGAAGGATTCATCATCTGAACAAGTGGTGACAGCCATCCGAATGGTGTCACAAGGAGATTCTGTTATTCATCCGCGCATGACGAAAAAACTGATTACGTATCATCACCAGCACACTACATCAGAACCAAACGAAAATATGCTGACAAAGCGTGAAAAAGAAATCCTGTTTGAATTGGTCAAAGGTCTTAGTAATAAAGAAATTGCTGAAGCCCTATTTATCAGTGACAAGACCGTTAAAATCCACATCAATAAGATTTTCAAAAAGCTGAATGTGAAAAGCCGTTCCCAAGCAGTCATTTATGCCGTTCGAAATCAACTTGTTCCTTTTTCTTAA
- a CDS encoding aldehyde dehydrogenase family protein: MFKLKMFINGEWMDSLNGQKSHIINPANGTIIAVAPSGNEEDAKMAIDAARRAFDSGIWSDLSASERASYLYKIADKIEENAAELSKLETENTGKPLKESEFDIADTVGCFRYYAGLVTKPSGQTYHVSDPVQAMVVREPVGVCGLIAPWNFPLLTGAWKIAPALAAGNTIVFKPAEITPATTYRLFEIMKEVGIPDGVANLVLGGGATVGNEIAESDKVDMVSFTGSTSTGRSIMKSASGNIKNISLELGGKSPNIVFADADFETSVDYALNGIFTNAGQVCNAGSRLLLEESIHDKFIARLIERANKIQVGPGDDTSTEMGPLVSEGHMNQVLEYIQIGLNEGAKLACGGNRITSNGLENGYYVEPTIFVNTKPDMRIVQEEIFGPVLVVQKFKDEAEAIQLANDTPYGLAAGVFSQDGAKALRVIKKVRAGITWVNAYNLAYNEAPWGGYKQSGIGRGLGTFGLDTFTEVKQININLDVKPTEWFSN; the protein is encoded by the coding sequence ATGTTTAAGTTGAAAATGTTTATAAATGGTGAGTGGATGGATTCTTTAAATGGACAAAAGAGTCATATTATAAACCCGGCAAACGGCACGATCATTGCAGTGGCTCCAAGCGGAAATGAAGAAGATGCCAAGATGGCTATTGATGCAGCACGCAGAGCCTTTGATTCAGGAATTTGGTCGGATTTGTCAGCTTCCGAACGGGCTTCTTATTTATATAAAATAGCGGATAAGATTGAAGAAAATGCAGCTGAGCTAAGCAAGCTTGAAACAGAAAATACGGGAAAACCACTTAAAGAATCAGAGTTTGACATTGCTGATACGGTAGGGTGTTTTCGCTACTATGCTGGCTTAGTGACAAAACCAAGCGGGCAAACGTATCATGTTTCCGATCCTGTTCAGGCTATGGTTGTTCGGGAACCTGTCGGTGTATGTGGACTAATTGCTCCATGGAATTTCCCTTTACTGACCGGAGCTTGGAAAATAGCACCTGCTCTTGCTGCAGGAAATACGATTGTGTTTAAACCAGCCGAGATTACTCCGGCTACAACTTATAGATTATTCGAGATAATGAAAGAAGTGGGGATACCAGATGGCGTTGCAAACTTAGTTTTGGGAGGTGGTGCAACGGTTGGAAATGAAATCGCCGAAAGCGATAAAGTAGATATGGTTTCTTTCACAGGAAGCACATCAACGGGCAGAAGCATCATGAAATCAGCATCTGGGAATATCAAAAACATTTCTCTCGAATTAGGCGGCAAGTCACCTAACATTGTTTTTGCCGATGCAGACTTTGAGACATCAGTCGATTATGCGTTGAATGGGATTTTTACCAATGCCGGCCAAGTTTGTAATGCGGGATCCCGTTTGCTGTTAGAAGAAAGTATCCATGACAAGTTTATTGCTAGATTGATAGAAAGAGCGAACAAGATTCAGGTTGGCCCTGGGGATGATACGTCTACAGAGATGGGTCCGCTTGTTAGTGAGGGGCATATGAATCAGGTGCTCGAATACATTCAAATTGGCTTGAACGAAGGGGCGAAATTAGCATGCGGTGGCAACCGTATCACAAGCAACGGGCTTGAAAATGGTTACTATGTAGAGCCAACGATTTTTGTTAACACTAAACCTGATATGAGAATTGTTCAGGAAGAGATTTTTGGACCAGTCCTTGTCGTTCAAAAGTTTAAAGATGAGGCAGAAGCAATCCAGCTGGCAAATGATACTCCATACGGTCTGGCGGCGGGTGTTTTTTCACAAGATGGCGCCAAAGCTTTAAGGGTTATTAAAAAAGTAAGAGCCGGAATTACGTGGGTTAATGCCTATAACCTCGCCTATAATGAAGCACCATGGGGAGGCTACAAGCAGAGCGGGATTGGCCGCGGGTTAGGAACCTTTGGTTTGGATACGTTTACTGAGGTGAAACAAATCAATATTAATTTAGATGTTAAGCCAACTGAATGGTTTAGCAATTAA
- a CDS encoding Fn3-like domain-containing protein — MKIQNAINTPVIVTSRNTPLEQAGAVALKDIDQNTSFKLNMEAFDTPKGKNNSDDIEYNVYVDLLKDKTEMKEFDLDSDGKLDSKEYLTLTSERINGATVTVNDNVVTDKTGALVKIKPGQTKMLTVNITLPDSLKKNSFVEGFVRLVPVAKDQDKAVPLTVPYMGFYGKWDEPRNIDAPAWEKDAFVGYTALWDENSERYPLGYNPYTGRFSLNHIAYSKNYILDGIYPSFQALRNLDKVEMYIEDQSGNLIKSLGDFSEYTGTPWKFRKNIMSYGDTKYGGYKWDMKDSSGQYVPDGVYQYVIKTTLDYPNAKPQIVKMPITVDSVAPTVSDITVTPKNGKYEISFNPQDNASDFNSAVVWVNGQYYSLSLEQKSFLVNTEPKSIIILALDYAGNQSYKVWGDPSYIKYTMAVQTISITPTANINKSKPANINAWAYARADWTINVKDASGKIVDSFEVKNEHTLKTQWVPNTDLQNGTYSISIDVVTKDGFKVTTTPKQVTVLQQ; from the coding sequence ATGAAAATTCAAAATGCCATTAATACACCAGTCATTGTAACAAGTAGAAACACGCCTTTAGAACAAGCTGGAGCAGTTGCATTAAAGGATATCGATCAAAATACAAGCTTTAAATTAAACATGGAAGCATTCGACACTCCTAAGGGTAAAAATAATAGTGATGATATTGAATACAATGTTTATGTAGATCTATTGAAAGATAAGACTGAAATGAAGGAATTCGATTTAGATAGTGATGGGAAATTGGATTCAAAAGAGTATTTAACATTAACTAGTGAACGAATTAATGGTGCGACAGTCACTGTAAATGATAATGTAGTAACAGATAAAACTGGAGCATTAGTTAAAATTAAACCAGGTCAAACAAAAATGCTGACTGTTAATATAACCTTACCAGATTCCTTAAAGAAAAATAGTTTTGTAGAAGGATTTGTTCGTCTAGTTCCAGTAGCCAAGGACCAAGATAAAGCAGTACCTTTAACTGTTCCTTATATGGGCTTCTATGGAAAATGGGATGAACCGCGAAATATCGACGCACCTGCATGGGAGAAGGATGCATTTGTAGGATATACGGCCCTTTGGGATGAGAATTCAGAAAGATATCCATTGGGATATAACCCATATACTGGAAGGTTCAGTCTTAACCATATTGCATACTCGAAAAACTATATACTCGATGGTATCTATCCGTCCTTCCAAGCCTTACGTAATTTAGACAAAGTTGAAATGTATATTGAAGATCAATCTGGAAATCTCATTAAAAGTTTAGGCGATTTTAGTGAATATACTGGTACTCCATGGAAATTCAGAAAAAATATAATGTCATATGGGGATACAAAGTATGGCGGATATAAATGGGATATGAAAGACTCATCCGGACAATATGTACCTGATGGTGTTTATCAATATGTTATCAAAACAACATTAGATTATCCAAACGCAAAACCACAGATTGTTAAAATGCCAATTACGGTAGATTCCGTCGCTCCGACCGTTTCAGATATTACAGTAACGCCAAAGAACGGAAAATATGAAATTTCCTTCAATCCGCAAGACAATGCAAGTGACTTTAATTCTGCTGTTGTATGGGTGAATGGACAATATTATTCACTAAGTCTTGAGCAAAAATCTTTCTTAGTTAATACAGAACCGAAAAGTATTATTATTCTAGCCCTTGATTATGCAGGAAATCAATCGTACAAAGTTTGGGGAGATCCGAGCTATATTAAATATACTATGGCCGTTCAAACGATCAGTATAACTCCGACTGCAAATATTAACAAAAGCAAACCTGCAAATATTAATGCCTGGGCTTATGCCAGAGCAGACTGGACGATTAATGTTAAAGATGCAAGTGGAAAGATAGTCGATTCGTTTGAAGTGAAAAATGAACATACACTGAAAACACAATGGGTACCTAATACGGACCTTCAAAATGGAACGTATTCTATCTCAATTGATGTCGTGACAAAAGACGGTTTTAAAGTAACAACAACTCCTAAACAAGTAACGGTTCTCCAACAATAA
- a CDS encoding MerR family transcriptional regulator, whose protein sequence is MKEKLTIGEMAKLRGVTTETLRHYDRIGLFKPQYVDPHSGYRYYSIFQYEILGTIKELRQLGMSTDEIKDYFNERNFSKSLDILKAKHIELVSKLNELNDLEENIREKIGYLEHAAREKELQTVFFREIGRRKLITLHEKINNNLELSYGVIRLENMLTEKTPILASNRLGIIISEADLRAKQFEEPSVIFVVAKNKEKIPKQYQKTVPAGLFACIRYNGELLWNRSESLSKVLAYITKTGYRITGDALQIMHVDITITDKPNEITFEIQVPVQKV, encoded by the coding sequence GTGAAGGAAAAATTAACCATCGGTGAGATGGCAAAATTACGAGGGGTAACGACAGAAACTTTGCGCCATTATGATCGGATTGGCTTATTCAAACCACAATATGTGGATCCTCATTCTGGATATCGCTACTATTCTATTTTTCAGTACGAAATTTTGGGAACCATTAAAGAGTTACGTCAACTCGGGATGAGTACGGACGAAATAAAGGATTATTTCAATGAACGTAATTTTAGTAAGTCCTTGGATATTTTAAAAGCCAAGCACATCGAACTTGTGTCAAAACTAAATGAGTTAAATGACTTAGAGGAAAATATTAGGGAAAAAATTGGATACTTGGAGCACGCAGCAAGAGAAAAAGAACTTCAAACGGTGTTTTTCCGTGAAATAGGAAGAAGGAAGTTAATTACCCTACATGAAAAAATAAATAATAATTTGGAACTCAGTTATGGTGTGATCAGGCTAGAGAATATGCTCACTGAGAAAACACCAATTCTGGCCAGTAACAGACTGGGCATTATTATCTCAGAAGCGGATCTTAGAGCGAAACAGTTTGAGGAACCATCAGTAATTTTTGTAGTCGCAAAAAATAAAGAAAAAATACCCAAACAGTACCAAAAGACGGTTCCGGCTGGGTTATTTGCTTGTATCCGTTATAATGGAGAATTATTGTGGAATCGTAGCGAGAGTTTAAGTAAAGTGTTGGCATATATAACTAAAACGGGATATCGAATTACCGGCGATGCACTGCAAATTATGCATGTTGATATTACAATCACAGACAAACCAAATGAGATTACATTTGAAATTCAAGTACCTGTTCAAAAGGTCTGA
- a CDS encoding S8 family serine peptidase: protein MKRKKISKIITGTLAVGMLLSQGAPYNVLAKSPYELNPVDHAEDILKSLSAEQRKSLEQLDTNSNFTISPDINANSPELVKVIVEFEQAPAKIEVMKQAAKGKKLSSADANEKVEKAHKDFKQHVQSLKSQKNVTKYKVEDVNITREYKKAINGVAMTLPGVAVEDLLQSGVVKRIFKDYEVKVEPPVKTKEAIDPKMADSIPQIGVDKLHAENITGKGIKVGVLDTGIDYNHPDLKEAYKGGYDFVDNDADPMETSYEDWINAGKPEYPGYVYYTNHGTHVAGTIAAQKKNDVDYAVKGVAPEVDLYAYRVLGPWGGGDTAGILAGIDQAIADGMDVINMSLGAQTNDPLYATSVATNNAMLSGVVTVVAAGNSGPGDKTLGSPGAAALGISVGASDVSMSIPTFNGSASIETFENTQLLGKDFSDRLEELQGQSLPIVFAGLGKAADFEGEDVNGKLALIQRGGITFDEKIKNAKNAGAKAVIVYNNVDGQIPAYLGEAVGLIPSFRLSKADGERLKGLGNGSFTFETLSNTKTEGDHLADFSSRGPVNGNYDIKPDVVAPGVSIFSTTPEFINDPQDGINYSNGYVRMSGTSMASPHVAGAAALILQQHPEYTPFDVKAALMNTSDDLKGDNSVYEVGAGRIDAYQAVHTDTSIKVWDKTKNIENGNVVEIDEQTGSIVFGRHYKKGEQPIEASKKVTVQNSSQEEKSFKLEVEYHSERKGIQDALKNGVKVAVPSSITVSSGQSQELQPKITIPTSAETGRYEGYIHVTHANNPDETYQIPFAVMVTEKGFDYVKATRPSVTNTTPFWELNDTRIHFIMKLNSPMTTMDVLVKDSKTGKSVGFIGTANTNFPIDREVFLTGAFSGTVLPFTNDPSQPISDIPIKLPAGDYILELIAHDEDGNSYVFHNPLIVDNTAPEVNMDIKSGVIEINDSMFTVEDGQKAVWLHGTAKDETVDLLQSKGLDVDQSSNTMAYYTGASGYMAGFFPVQANGDVKLGIEESDIAKQPMRLWLRTWDTATAVGYQKYYFMKEGTEYTTTSYSKNELRVGDNFTMTLSLNNVKELVSGEFNVEYYKDFFKFANVKLNNAVKQYATEKGLQVSLHEPVVTEGTFNNSLKIGASITGNVFRGLDGDMPFLDVTFKVSNDEVYDEIPGFEVKKGSYKKSGQTAGTAIPFYGTEDLKIIPTHTQLLGSILPEAFLIYESGSAFLKKGDYSKIGAQVYALSRSGKKYPGTIDKSGKFTVNDIPASDQVYTAVFDVPGHLKVMKKFIPGYHDANGELRGQFLRIGQRSLAGDVNGDKMIDILDIQSVVDAYGTKDTSIVPQDLNQDGVVDEADVRLIETNFLTKGPDAPANKQPKEKIGKKGLEYFLRLVGLEPKQ, encoded by the coding sequence ATGAAGAGGAAAAAAATCAGTAAAATTATTACAGGAACGCTAGCTGTTGGCATGTTACTATCTCAAGGCGCTCCATATAACGTATTGGCGAAAAGCCCGTATGAGCTGAATCCAGTTGATCATGCGGAAGATATTCTAAAGAGCCTGTCTGCGGAACAAAGAAAGTCGTTAGAGCAATTGGATACCAATTCAAACTTTACGATTTCTCCGGATATTAATGCAAATAGTCCGGAATTAGTCAAAGTCATCGTCGAATTTGAACAGGCGCCGGCGAAAATTGAAGTGATGAAACAAGCAGCGAAAGGAAAGAAACTATCTTCTGCTGATGCGAATGAGAAAGTGGAAAAAGCTCATAAAGATTTTAAACAGCATGTGCAATCATTAAAATCACAGAAAAACGTGACCAAATACAAAGTGGAAGATGTAAACATCACAAGAGAGTATAAAAAAGCCATCAACGGTGTAGCGATGACGCTGCCTGGCGTGGCAGTGGAGGATTTGCTGCAATCTGGAGTAGTTAAACGTATTTTTAAAGATTACGAAGTAAAAGTGGAACCGCCGGTAAAAACGAAAGAAGCCATCGATCCGAAAATGGCGGACAGTATTCCGCAAATTGGCGTGGACAAGCTTCATGCCGAGAACATTACCGGTAAAGGGATTAAAGTCGGCGTTCTTGATACAGGGATTGATTACAACCATCCAGACTTAAAAGAAGCATATAAAGGCGGATATGATTTTGTAGATAACGATGCAGATCCGATGGAAACGTCATACGAGGATTGGATCAATGCTGGCAAGCCGGAATATCCCGGCTATGTGTACTACACAAATCACGGAACACATGTCGCAGGAACGATTGCAGCCCAAAAGAAAAATGATGTGGATTATGCCGTTAAAGGTGTAGCGCCTGAAGTAGATTTATATGCTTATAGAGTATTAGGACCTTGGGGTGGAGGAGATACTGCGGGAATCCTTGCAGGAATCGATCAAGCGATTGCAGATGGCATGGATGTTATCAATATGTCACTCGGCGCCCAGACGAACGATCCGTTATATGCCACTTCTGTCGCAACAAATAACGCTATGCTTTCAGGCGTGGTGACCGTCGTTGCCGCAGGCAACTCCGGACCGGGCGACAAAACACTCGGTTCCCCAGGAGCAGCGGCTCTCGGCATTTCAGTAGGGGCAAGCGATGTCTCCATGTCGATTCCTACATTCAATGGAAGCGCTTCCATTGAAACGTTTGAAAACACCCAGCTATTAGGCAAGGATTTTTCTGATCGATTAGAAGAGCTGCAAGGACAATCTCTTCCGATTGTGTTTGCAGGGCTTGGTAAAGCGGCTGATTTTGAAGGGGAAGATGTCAACGGGAAACTTGCGTTGATTCAGCGCGGGGGAATTACTTTTGATGAAAAAATAAAAAATGCTAAAAATGCTGGAGCCAAAGCGGTGATCGTGTACAACAATGTTGACGGGCAAATCCCTGCCTATTTGGGTGAGGCTGTCGGATTGATTCCTTCTTTCCGCCTTTCAAAAGCGGATGGAGAACGGTTAAAGGGACTGGGAAATGGATCCTTCACATTTGAAACGTTAAGTAACACAAAAACGGAAGGCGATCATTTGGCAGATTTCAGCTCACGCGGACCGGTAAACGGAAACTATGATATTAAGCCGGATGTAGTCGCTCCAGGTGTATCGATATTCTCTACGACACCAGAATTTATCAATGATCCACAGGACGGTATTAATTATAGCAATGGATATGTACGCATGTCGGGCACATCGATGGCTTCGCCACACGTAGCAGGTGCAGCAGCATTAATTTTGCAGCAGCATCCGGAATATACTCCTTTCGATGTAAAAGCGGCACTCATGAATACATCAGATGATTTAAAAGGGGATAATTCTGTATACGAAGTAGGAGCAGGAAGAATCGATGCCTATCAAGCGGTTCATACAGATACATCCATCAAAGTATGGGATAAGACAAAAAATATCGAAAATGGAAACGTCGTAGAAATTGACGAACAAACAGGCTCCATCGTATTCGGCAGACATTATAAAAAAGGTGAACAACCAATTGAAGCAAGTAAAAAGGTGACCGTTCAAAACAGCAGCCAGGAAGAAAAATCTTTTAAACTAGAAGTGGAGTATCACAGTGAACGTAAAGGCATCCAAGATGCATTGAAGAACGGTGTGAAAGTGGCTGTGCCTTCATCTATTACAGTATCAAGCGGACAATCACAAGAGCTCCAGCCAAAAATAACGATTCCAACGAGCGCTGAGACAGGCAGATATGAAGGGTATATCCATGTGACCCATGCGAACAATCCAGACGAAACCTATCAAATTCCATTTGCTGTCATGGTGACGGAAAAAGGATTTGATTATGTCAAAGCGACTAGACCATCCGTGACAAATACAACACCTTTCTGGGAACTTAATGACACAAGGATCCATTTCATCATGAAGTTGAACAGCCCAATGACAACCATGGATGTGCTTGTAAAAGACAGTAAAACAGGAAAATCTGTAGGGTTCATAGGGACAGCGAACACTAACTTTCCAATAGATAGAGAAGTGTTTCTTACGGGTGCATTCAGCGGTACGGTCTTACCATTTACAAATGATCCGTCCCAGCCAATCAGTGATATTCCTATAAAGCTTCCAGCGGGCGATTATATACTGGAACTGATTGCACACGATGAGGATGGGAACTCATATGTTTTCCACAATCCGCTTATCGTGGACAATACAGCACCAGAAGTAAACATGGATATAAAATCGGGAGTAATCGAAATCAATGATTCTATGTTTACAGTAGAAGATGGCCAAAAAGCAGTGTGGCTGCATGGAACAGCTAAGGATGAGACAGTGGATTTATTGCAATCTAAAGGGTTGGACGTCGATCAATCGTCCAACACTATGGCTTACTATACAGGTGCCTCTGGATATATGGCTGGGTTCTTCCCGGTTCAAGCGAATGGAGATGTGAAATTAGGAATTGAGGAAAGTGATATTGCAAAACAACCTATGAGATTGTGGTTGAGAACGTGGGATACTGCAACGGCAGTTGGTTACCAAAAGTATTACTTCATGAAAGAAGGAACGGAATATACGACGACTAGTTATAGTAAGAATGAGTTGAGAGTCGGCGATAACTTTACGATGACACTCAGCCTTAATAATGTGAAAGAGCTTGTCTCGGGAGAATTTAATGTAGAGTACTACAAAGACTTCTTCAAGTTTGCGAATGTGAAGCTGAACAATGCAGTAAAACAATATGCAACGGAAAAAGGCTTACAGGTATCACTACATGAGCCGGTTGTGACGGAAGGTACATTCAATAATAGTTTGAAAATCGGTGCTTCCATTACTGGAAATGTATTCAGAGGACTGGATGGAGACATGCCGTTCCTCGATGTAACGTTTAAAGTATCGAATGATGAAGTTTACGATGAAATTCCTGGATTTGAGGTAAAGAAGGGGTCTTATAAGAAATCCGGACAAACAGCAGGTACTGCTATTCCTTTTTACGGCACTGAAGATCTTAAAATAATTCCTACACATACACAGTTGCTGGGATCCATATTGCCGGAAGCATTTTTGATATATGAATCAGGATCAGCATTTTTGAAAAAAGGGGATTATTCAAAAATAGGAGCACAAGTATACGCTCTCTCTAGAAGTGGTAAAAAATATCCAGGAACAATTGATAAGAGTGGAAAATTCACAGTCAATGATATTCCTGCTTCCGATCAAGTATATACAGCTGTTTTCGATGTTCCGGGGCATCTTAAAGTGATGAAGAAATTCATTCCTGGATATCATGATGCAAATGGAGAGCTACGAGGGCAATTTTTAAGAATTGGTCAGAGAAGTCTTGCAGGGGATGTGAATGGCGACAAAATGATTGATATCCTCGATATCCAAAGTGTCGTGGATGCATACGGTACGAAAGATACTTCCATCGTGCCGCAAGATCTCAATCAAGATGGTGTGGTGGACGAAGCGGATGTTCGTTTAATTGAGACCAACTTCTTAACGAAGGGACCTGACGCACCTGCCAACAAACAGCCGAAAGAAAAAATTGGCAAGAAAGGGCTGGAATACTTCCTGCGTCTTGTCGGTCTTGAGCCGAAACAATAA